The Helianthus annuus cultivar XRQ/B chromosome 16, HanXRQr2.0-SUNRISE, whole genome shotgun sequence genome includes a window with the following:
- the LOC110916888 gene encoding receptor-like protein kinase HSL1, with translation MTILPLSSLLLLLFLLPFHVISQPTTTQNDQNTLLNIKQFWSNPPALNHWNHSSNPCTWPEITCTATTVTGITIINQDITGPVPPFICDLKNLTHLDLNNNYITGSFPTVLYNCTNLRYLDLSQNYFVGRIPDDISRLSPEIRYLSLSSNNFTGDIPVNISRLLKLSSLQLHANLFNGSFPEEIGVLKDLEELLLGFNPFTPSRLPQSFFQLEKLRKFIMTEANLIGDIPGNLSGMPAMELLDLSVNDITGTIPSDLFLLKNLTEVYLYGNNLIGEIPDSIEATNMQIIDLSANKLIGKIPDGFGNLMSLWNLSLMINHLSGEVPASIARLPNLYDLRIFTNNLSGPLSPDFGRYTALKIFDVSQNNFSGNLPENLCYRGQLKGLEVFENNLFGEIPKSLGNCSSLKSFQVYQNRFSGSIPDGLWKVSRLERMIIHSNLFSGELPQELAPILSWLDIHNNNFSGQIPAGVSSWTNLAVFKASDNLLNGIIPQELTALPNLITLLLDGNRFTGELPKTMVSWGSLNTLNLSRNQLTGQIPVGLGLLDSLTALDLSRNKFSGHIPSQLGRSLVSLDLSTNNLTGTIPSRLDNGAFDRSFLNNPGLCSNNPLLGLRSCSSPSETRSSRKISAKFVAIIASIAAVLLLLALLVTGYVIVQYRRRNSDLRWKFTSFQKLDFTESTILPRLIENNVIGYGGSGKVYRIPVNRSGEFVAVKKLSIKNDLDQRLEKEFLSEVEILSAIRHSNIVKLLGCISCDNSKLLIYEFLENRSLDRWLHSRKAPSSHGLSGSVRHMVLDWPKRLHIALGAANGLCYMHHDCVPAVIHRDVKSCNVLLDGDFNAKIADFGLARILAKESELNTMSTVAGSIGYMAPEYAQTVKVNEKIDVYSFGVILLELTTGKVASDGNENSSLAEWAWQQAISGAPTLDALDNEVIEPRYMSDMTNVFKLGLWCTSKLPTNRPSMQEVCQMLLRYSVAATVTTTEAWNNGGDVPDHLPLIKLENV, from the exons ATGACAATTCTACCTCTATCCTCTCTTCTTCTCCTCCTCTTCCTCCTACCCTTTCATGTAATttcacaacccaccaccacccaaaatgaccaaaacacccttcTAAACATCAAACAATTCTGGTCCAATCCACCCGCCCTCAACCACTGGAACCATTCCTCTAACCCATGCACCTGGCCGGAGATCACATGTACGGCCACCACCGTCACCGGAATCACTATAATCAACCAAGACATCACCGGACCTGTTCCGCCGTTCATTTGTGACCTTAAAAACTTAACTCATCTTGATCTAAACAACAATTACATCACCGGATCATTTCCTACTGTTCTATACAACTGCACTAATCTCCGGTACCTTGATCTCTCTCAAAACTACTTTGTTGGGCGAATACCGGACGATATATCGCGGTTATCACCGGAGATTCGGTACCTTAGTCTCTCTAGTAATAACTTCACCGGGGATATTCCGGTTAATATTTCGAGATTATTGAAGCTTTCGTCGCTTCAACTACACGCGAACCTGTTTAACGGCAGCTTCCCGGAGGAGATCGGTGTTTTGAAGGATCTTGAAGAGTTATTATTGGGTTTTAATCCCTTTACACCATCAAGACTTCCTCAGAGTTTCTTTCAGTTGGAAAAGCTTCGAAAATTTATCATGACAGAAGCCAACTTGATTGGAGATATACCAG GAAATTTATCCGGAATGCCGGCAATGGAGCTGTTAGATTTGTCAGTTAATGACATCACCGGAACAATACCAAGTGatctttttttgttaaaaaacTTAACAGAAGTTTATCTTTACGGTAATAATCTAATAGGGGAGATTCCAGATTCCATTGAGGCAACGAACATGCAAATTATTGACCTTTCTGCAAACAAGTTGATCGGAAAAATCCCAGACGGTTTTGGGAATCTCATGAGTTTGTGGAACTTGAGCCTCATGATCAACCATTTATCCGGGGAAGTTCCGGCAAGTATCGCGCGCTTGCCAAACTTGTATGATCTTAGAATTTTCACCAATAATTTGTCGGGTCCTCTCTCGCCTGACTTTGGAAGGTACACTGCCCTAAAGATCTTCGACGTTTCCCAAAACAATTTCTCCGGAAACTTGCCAGAAAATCTATGTTACAGGGGGCAGCTTAAAGGGTTGGAGGTTTTTGAAAACAATCTTTTCGGCGAGATACCGAAATCCCTCGGAAACTGTAGCAGTTTGAAGAGTTTTCAGGTTTACCAGAACCGATTTTCAGGATCAATCCCTGATGGGTTGTGGAAGGTTTCGAGATTGGAAAGAATGATTATACATAGTAATTTATTTTCCGGTGAGTTGCCACAGGAGTTGGCACCAATTTTGTCATGGCTTGATATTCATAATAACAATTTTTCCGGTCAAATTCCTGCCGGAGTATCTTCTTGGACAAATCTTGCGGTTTTCAAGGCCAGTGATAATTTACTCAATGGTATAATTCCTCAAGAGTTAACAGCACTTCCGAATTTAATAACTTTATTGCTGGACGGAAACCGGTTCACCGGTGAGTTACCGAAGACTATGGTCTCCTGGGGTTCACTCAATACTTTGAACCTAAGTAGAAACCAACTCACTGGTCAGATTCCGGTGGGTCTCGGATTATTAGATTCTCTCACAGCATTGGATTTGTCAAGAAACAAATTTTCTGGCCATATACCGAGCCAACTAGGTAGATCGTTGGTTTCGCTTGATCTTTCAACTAATAACCTCACTGGAACCATCCCGAGTCGACTCGATAATGGGGCATTTGATCGAAGTTTCTTGAACAATCCCGGTCTTTGTTCAAATAACCCATTATTGGGCCTTAGATCGTGTAGTTCACCATCCGAAACAAGATCATCTAGGAAGATATCGGCTAAGTTTGTGGCGATAATCGCGAGTATAGCAGCGGTATTGTTGCTTCTTGCGTTACTAGTGACTGGATATGTCATTGTTCAATACCGGAGAAGAAACTCTGACTTGAGATGGAAATTCACTTCTTTCCAGAAGTTAGACTTCACAGAATCAACGATCTTGCCTCGGTTGATTGAAAACAATGTGATCGGGTATGGTGGTTCGGGGAAAGTGTATCGGATTCCGGTAAATCGATCAGGCGAGTTTGTGGCGGTTAAGAAGCTTTCTATAAAAAACGATTTGGATCAAAGGCTGGAGAAAGAGTTTTTATCAGAAGTTGAGATTCTAAGTGCGATTCGCCACTCAAACATAGTAAAACTATTGGGTTGCATTTCATGCGACAACTCGAAACTCCTCATATACGAGTTCTTAGAGAATAGGAGCTTGGACCGTTGGTTGCACAGCAGGAAAGCTCCATCGAGTCATGGGCTTAGTGGTTCAGTGCGTCATATGGTTCTTGATTGGCCTAAAAGGTTGCACATAGCATTGGGGGCTGCTAATGGTTTATGTTATATGCATCATGATTGTGTTCCAGCGGTAATTCACAGGGATGTGAAATCATGCAATGTGCTTTTAGATGGCGATTTCAATGCTAAGATAGCCGATTTCGGGTTAGCCAGGATATTAGCTAAAGAAAGTGAGCTTAACACGATGTCAACCGTGGCTGGCTCAATCGGATACATGGCTCCAG AATATGCTCAGACGGTCAAAGTGAATGAAAAGATAGACGTTTACAGCTTTGGAGTGATCTTGTTAGAATTAACAACTGGCAAAGTGGCGAGCGATGGCAATGAGAATTCGTCACTAGCCGAATGGGCTTGGCAACAAGCTATTAGTGGTGCACCAACTCTAGATGCTTTAGACAATGAAGTTATCGAGCCTAGGTATATGAGTGATATGACTAATGTGTTTAAACTCGGGCTCTGGTGTACAAGCAAGCTGCCAACCAATAGACCCTCCATGCAAGAGGTATGCCAGATGTTGCTACGTTACAGCGTGGCCGCAACGGTGACAACGACTGAGGCATGGAACAATGGTGGTGATGTGCCAGATCATTTACCCCTTATTAAGCTAGAAAACGTATAA